The window ACCGGTTGGAGCGGGAGGGCGGGTTCATCGAGCACGCGGTGGTGTACGGGCAGCGCAAGGGCGTGCCGCGCTCGGAGATCGAGGGGCCGCTGGCGGAGGGCAAGGACGTGCTGGCGCGGGTGGACGTGCAGGGCGTGGCGACGCTGAAGCGCCTATTCCCGGACGCGGTGGTCATCTTTCTGGCGCCGCCTTCGCTGCAGGAGGCGCAACGACGCCTGGACGCGCGGGACACGGAGACGGACGAAGAAGTGCGCCTGCGGATGGAGGAGGCGGAGAGGGAGATGGCGGCGGCGCGGGACGTCGACTACATAGTGGTCAACCGCACTGGCGAGTTGGAAGCCACCGCGCGCCGGGTGTGGGAGATCATCGAGCGCGAGCGCCAGGCCGAGGAAGGAGACCGGGAACGGGCATCGAAGTGAGGGCCGTGCCGGAGCGAGGCCGGATAGTCGCTAGCGCCATTGTTATGTAGTTGCCATAACGGAGCAGGGCCGGTAGACTGCCGGGCTGATGTTGCTCCTCCGCGGCGGGACGCGGGCGCCTCGGGTTACCGGGGCGGCGCTCTTCCTGGGCGTCGCCGTTGTCCTCCTCATGGCGGCGGACGCGGCGCTGATGGGCGTCGGTCCCGGCCGGAGCGCACAGGACCAGCCGCGGGTGACGTGGGCCGACGTGTGGCCGCCGGCATCGCAGCGGCCCTTTCCGCCGCCTTTGCCGCC is drawn from Dehalococcoidia bacterium and contains these coding sequences:
- the gmk gene encoding guanylate kinase, with translation GPSGVGKDSVRDLLIAWKAPLHFAVTATDRPPREGEVDGVHYRFLSPEEFDRLEREGGFIEHAVVYGQRKGVPRSEIEGPLAEGKDVLARVDVQGVATLKRLFPDAVVIFLAPPSLQEAQRRLDARDTETDEEVRLRMEEAEREMAAARDVDYIVVNRTGELEATARRVWEIIERERQAEEGDRERASK